Proteins encoded by one window of Acidimicrobiales bacterium:
- a CDS encoding fatty acid--CoA ligase family protein — MNLAIALAMAADGHGDRTAVVDAERSLSYHRLHEVAETVAARLPDDADTVVAAGVHGTALAASLFGAAWAGRSFAPVNHRLPADRVASLARRLAPAQGVAAPPYLAPLDRELPGSWSAEDLFADTGGRGAAFVEEPVRPAVVLYTSGTAAEPKAAVVDHDNLLAYLVNTVEYGAAGTDEAVLIAVPPFHIAGVAAVLSAVWAGRRIVALDGFSPASWIDAVRAESVTHAFVVPTMLARIVEVAAPLPSLRSLAYGGARMPVPVLERALALYPHVDFVNAYGLTETSSTIAVLGPDEHRAGNRLASVGRPVPGVEVEIVDDGHVPVPPGATGRVRIRGAQVSGRYLGDDPRAPDGWLTTGDLGHLDADGYLYIEGRSDDVVIRGGENIAPAEIEDALLRHPGVAQAAVVGVPHPEWGEQIAAAVVLHADADPPAPDDLRAHVRSLLGGLKCPDVVAVVDDLPLTATGKVVRREVRRLLSERVDIG, encoded by the coding sequence GTGAACCTCGCCATCGCGCTGGCCATGGCGGCCGACGGGCACGGCGACCGGACGGCCGTGGTCGACGCCGAGCGCTCCCTCTCCTACCACCGGCTGCACGAGGTCGCCGAGACCGTGGCCGCCCGACTGCCCGACGACGCGGACACCGTGGTGGCCGCCGGCGTCCACGGCACTGCGCTGGCCGCGTCCCTGTTCGGCGCGGCGTGGGCCGGGCGCTCGTTCGCACCGGTCAACCACCGCCTGCCGGCCGACCGGGTCGCCTCCCTCGCCCGGCGTCTGGCACCCGCCCAGGGGGTCGCCGCGCCGCCCTACCTGGCGCCGCTCGACCGGGAGCTGCCCGGCAGCTGGAGCGCCGAGGACCTGTTCGCCGACACCGGCGGGCGCGGCGCGGCGTTCGTGGAGGAGCCGGTGCGCCCGGCCGTCGTCCTCTACACCAGCGGCACGGCGGCCGAGCCGAAGGCCGCGGTCGTCGACCACGACAACCTCCTCGCCTACCTCGTGAACACCGTGGAGTACGGCGCCGCCGGAACCGACGAGGCCGTGCTGATCGCCGTGCCGCCCTTCCACATCGCCGGCGTCGCCGCCGTGCTGAGCGCGGTCTGGGCCGGTCGCCGCATCGTGGCGCTCGACGGCTTCTCCCCCGCGAGCTGGATCGACGCCGTGCGGGCCGAGTCGGTCACCCACGCCTTCGTCGTGCCGACGATGCTGGCCCGCATCGTCGAGGTCGCGGCGCCGCTCCCGTCGCTCCGCTCGCTCGCCTACGGCGGAGCCCGCATGCCGGTCCCGGTGCTGGAGCGGGCGCTCGCGCTGTACCCCCACGTCGACTTCGTGAACGCCTACGGGCTCACCGAGACGAGCTCGACGATCGCGGTCCTCGGGCCCGACGAGCACCGCGCGGGCAACCGGCTCGCGTCGGTGGGGCGGCCGGTGCCGGGCGTGGAGGTCGAGATCGTCGACGACGGCCACGTGCCCGTGCCGCCGGGAGCCACCGGACGGGTGCGGATCCGGGGTGCCCAGGTGAGCGGCCGCTACCTGGGCGACGACCCGCGGGCTCCCGACGGCTGGCTCACCACCGGCGACCTCGGGCACCTCGACGCCGACGGCTACCTCTACATCGAGGGCCGGTCCGACGACGTGGTGATCCGCGGCGGCGAGAACATCGCCCCCGCGGAGATCGAGGACGCCCTGCTGCGGCACCCCGGGGTGGCGCAGGCGGCGGTCGTCGGCGTGCCCCACCCGGAGTGGGGCGAGCAGATCGCCGCCGCTGTCGTGCTCCACGCCGACGCCGACCCGCCGGCACCGGACGACCTCCGCGCCCACGTGCGGAGCCTGCTCGGCGGCCTCAAGTGCCCCGACGTCGTCGCTGTGGTCGACGACCTGCCGCTGACGGCGACGGGCAAGGTGGTGCGCCGCGAGGTGCGCCGGCTGCTGTCCGAGCGCGTCGACATAGGGTGA
- a CDS encoding TetR/AcrR family transcriptional regulator, with translation MTDSAAVRRGRRAAGDGADQATRRAVIDAAVASILERGFYRASSNEIARRANVSWGVIQHYFGTREALMLAVLQDGASRFADVVREGSIDGETAAERLEQLLDILARHYGTPEYLAYIQVTLNLDHDPATSAEVRTTMREVAERATEQLRRLIREALGPAAGEPDLATTTFLALRGFVVSQQLLDTMAYDSTPPKTDRTAQQRRLLSRILAPYIEQAASSKG, from the coding sequence GTGACCGACTCCGCTGCAGTTCGACGCGGCCGGCGAGCCGCCGGCGACGGCGCCGACCAGGCCACCCGCCGGGCCGTCATCGACGCCGCCGTGGCCTCGATCCTCGAGCGGGGCTTCTACCGGGCCAGCAGCAACGAGATCGCCCGTCGGGCCAACGTGAGCTGGGGGGTCATCCAGCACTACTTCGGCACCCGCGAGGCGCTGATGCTGGCCGTGCTCCAGGACGGCGCCAGCCGGTTCGCCGACGTGGTCCGCGAGGGGTCGATCGACGGCGAGACGGCCGCCGAGCGCCTCGAGCAGCTTCTCGACATCCTGGCGCGCCACTACGGCACGCCCGAGTACCTGGCGTACATCCAGGTGACGCTGAACCTGGACCACGACCCCGCCACCAGCGCCGAGGTGCGCACCACCATGCGGGAGGTGGCCGAGCGCGCCACCGAACAGCTCAGGAGGCTGATCCGCGAGGCGCTCGGGCCCGCGGCCGGCGAGCCCGACCTGGCGACGACCACGTTCCTCGCCCTCCGGGGCTTCGTCGTGTCCCAGCAGCTCCTCGACACGATGGCCTACGACTCGACGCCACCCAAGACCGACCGCACCGCCCAACAGCGGCGGCTGCTCAGCCGGATCCTGGCCCCGTACATCGAGCAGGCCGCGTCGTCGAAGGGCTGA
- a CDS encoding alpha/beta fold hydrolase, translating into MPRRDTVAVSPVEVDVSSELPFPGRHRLGGRAWVPREVDGTGPLTLLYCLAGGGCTTGYFDLEPPAGLDGYSMARHLAGKGLVVVALDHPGLGRSTPVDDLFQLTPGVVAAAHAAAVADLRRRLDPGSLVVGVGHSMGGMLVDVQQARHRSFDGIAVLGASGAGVPEVLTDAERGAAGRPDAELVALARQRFAPGSRVERRALTHGAFFAPDVPAAARASFAAQRAPLLPTCGLTAMVPGATDADKAAIDVPVLLAFGEHDICTDIDGAANRYASAPTTRFELAGSGHLHNLAGRRTELWDRLATFARSCGPSG; encoded by the coding sequence ATGCCGCGCCGTGACACCGTCGCCGTGTCGCCCGTCGAGGTCGACGTGTCGTCGGAGCTGCCGTTCCCGGGGCGCCATCGCCTCGGCGGCCGGGCCTGGGTGCCGCGGGAGGTCGACGGCACGGGGCCTCTCACGCTGCTGTACTGCCTCGCCGGCGGGGGCTGCACCACGGGGTACTTCGACCTGGAACCGCCCGCCGGCCTCGACGGCTACAGCATGGCGCGGCACCTCGCCGGCAAGGGCCTCGTGGTCGTCGCCCTCGACCACCCCGGCCTCGGGCGGTCGACGCCGGTCGACGACCTCTTCCAGTTGACCCCCGGCGTCGTGGCGGCGGCGCACGCTGCGGCGGTGGCCGACCTGCGCCGGCGGCTCGACCCGGGGTCCCTCGTCGTGGGGGTGGGGCACTCCATGGGCGGGATGCTCGTGGACGTGCAGCAGGCCCGGCACCGGTCGTTCGACGGGATCGCCGTGCTCGGGGCCAGCGGCGCCGGCGTGCCCGAGGTGCTGACCGACGCCGAGCGCGGCGCCGCCGGCCGACCGGACGCCGAGCTGGTCGCCCTGGCCCGGCAGCGCTTCGCTCCCGGCTCGAGGGTCGAGCGCCGCGCGCTCACCCACGGCGCCTTCTTCGCCCCGGATGTGCCGGCCGCGGCCCGGGCCTCCTTCGCCGCCCAACGGGCACCGCTGCTCCCCACCTGCGGCCTCACCGCGATGGTGCCGGGTGCGACCGACGCCGACAAGGCCGCCATCGACGTCCCGGTGCTGCTGGCCTTCGGCGAGCACGACATCTGCACCGACATCGACGGAGCGGCCAACCGCTACGCGTCCGCGCCGACGACCCGCTTCGAGCTGGCGGGGTCGGGCCACCTCCACAACCTCGCGGGTCGACGCACCGAGCTGTGGGACCGCCTGGCCACGTTCGCCCGGTCGTGCGGACCGAGCGGATGA
- a CDS encoding Zn-ribbon domain-containing OB-fold protein produces the protein MTVIRLSATRPAPVVTDDSEAFWTAVSDGRLVAQRCSGCRRFRHPPRPICPYCHSLEHELFDLAGTGTVYSYAILHHPQNPAFDYPLIAALVDLDEGLRVVTNLVEIDPSEVRIGMEVEVVFAPTVDDMAVPVFRPVGDDR, from the coding sequence GTGACCGTGATCCGCCTGAGCGCGACGCGGCCCGCACCCGTCGTCACCGACGACAGCGAGGCCTTCTGGACGGCGGTGAGCGACGGGAGGCTCGTCGCCCAGCGCTGCAGCGGGTGTCGGCGCTTCCGGCACCCACCCCGGCCCATCTGCCCGTACTGCCACTCGCTGGAGCACGAGCTCTTCGACCTGGCGGGGACGGGGACCGTGTACAGCTACGCGATCCTGCACCACCCGCAGAACCCGGCGTTCGACTATCCCTTGATCGCCGCGCTGGTCGACCTCGACGAAGGCCTCCGCGTCGTGACGAACCTCGTGGAGATCGACCCGTCGGAGGTGCGCATCGGCATGGAGGTGGAGGTCGTGTTCGCTCCGACCGTCGACGACATGGCCGTCCCGGTGTTCCGGCCCGTGGGGGACGACCGATGA